A stretch of Rhododendron vialii isolate Sample 1 chromosome 4a, ASM3025357v1 DNA encodes these proteins:
- the LOC131323544 gene encoding universal stress protein PHOS32-like produces MQPDSDLPPLSAIKVKPSPSPSRFAPPIPTTDTPTAGAQRRIGIAVDLSGESAFAVEWSVRQYLRPGDAVILLHVRPTSVLYGADWGAIDLSVVNEESKQKLEDEFDAFTVTKADDVAQPLVEAGIPFKIHIVKDHDMKERLCLEVERLGLSAVIMGSRGFGATKRDNSGRLGSVSDYCVRHCVCPVVVVRYPEEKDGGGGVEPVVSVASAVEDEEEEEPEYHDATDHRKDN; encoded by the exons atgCAGCCGGACTCCGACCTACCACCCCTCTCCGCCATCAAAGTCAAGCcctccccttccccttcccgCTTCGCCCCTCCCATTCCCACCACAGACACCCCCACAGCCGGCGCCCAACGCCGCATCGGCATCGCCGTCGACCTCAGCGGCGAGAGCGCCTTCGCCGTCGAGTGGTCCGTCCGCCAATACCTCCGCCCCGGCGACGCCGTCATCCTCCTCCACGTCCGCCCCACCTCCGTCCTCTACGGCGCCGATTGGGGCGCCATAGACCTCTCCGTCGTCAACGAGGAGTCGAAGCAGAAGCTCGAGGACGAGTTCGACGCGTTCACGGTGACGAAAGCCGATGACGTGGCGCAGCCGCTTGTGGAGGCGGGGATTCCGTTTAAGATCCATATAGTGAAGGATCATGATATGAAGGAGAG GTTGTGCTTGGAAGTGGAGAGGCTGGGGTTGAGTGCGGTGATTATGGGGAGTCGCGGGTTTGGTGCAACGAAGAGAGATAATAGTGGGCGGCTTGGGAGTGTTAGCGATTACTGTGTGCGCCACTGTGTTTGTCCGGTGGTGGTTGTGCGGTATCCGGAGGAGAaagacggtggtggtggtgtagagCCCGTAGTTTCTGTGGCTTCTGCGGTggaagatgaggaggaggaggagcctGAGTACCATGATGCCACCGATCATCGGAAAG
- the LOC131322803 gene encoding uncharacterized protein LOC131322803, whose protein sequence is MDAASPMASEEPTRGEIDRNISLAENPRQRGRKKLKQNEKKQKQPMRGMGVAQLERLRVTGQKSPPVQPPVLLPSHHFFLPAQYPDPAGGYGQLGLNQALFLQSLGYGGLGGSDRGLGSDQVRVGFGGMGVGLRGGSYLGENSKELSSIPNPVRYPADQCGLCHKPQKKRVFNGGSLGCNNNGLMREKYADDTSDLMINGFSFNVGNKQHIHGINVDKGVEVVGIHRKGSSGAFMEYDFFPPGKGGRGSSTNELDLSLFSEASVAVLGGGSVAVLGGGGGGGGGGSCVTTTTTASASTAGFDASSTSIDLSLKLSC, encoded by the exons ATGGATGCCGCATCGCCAATGGCTTCCGAGGAACCCACAAGAGGAGAAATCGACAGAAACATTTCTCTGGCCGAGAACCCGAGACAGAGGGGAAGGAAAAAGCTCAAACAGAACgagaagaagcagaagcagcCGATGAGAGGCATGGGCGTGGCCCAGCTCGAGCGCCTCAGGGTCACCGGCCAGAAATCCCCACCTGTTCAGCCTCCCGTTCTCCTCCCCTCCCACCACTTCTTCCTCCCCGCTCAGTACCCGGACCCGGCAGGTGGGTACGGGCAGCTGGGCCTGAACCAGGCCTTGTTCCTTCAGAGCCTTGGGTACGGCGGGCTGGGGGGAAGTGATCGTGGGCTGGGTTCTGATCAGGTTCGGGTGGGGTTCGGAGGGATGGGTGTGGGTTTAAGGGGCGGGAGCTATTTGGGTGAGAACTCGAAGGAGCTCTCTTCAATCCCAAACCCGGTTCGTTACCCGGCTGATCAATGTGGTCTCTGCCACAAG CCCCAGAAGAAACGGGTGTTCAATGGTGGAAGTTTGGGGTGTAATAATAATGGATTAATGAGGGAGAAATATGCTGATGACACATCTGATCTGATGATCAATGGCTTTAGTTTCAATGTCGGAAACAAGCAACACATCCATGGCATCAATGTTGATAAG GGAGTAGAAGTTGTTGGTATCCACAGGAAGGGAAGCTCAGGGGCATTCATGGAATATGACTTCTTCCCCCCAGGGAAAGGGGGCAGAGGCTCTTCTACCAATGAGTTGGACTTGAGCTTATTCTCAGAAGCTTCAGTGGCAGTACTGGGTGGTGGTTCAGTGGCAGTACtgggcggtggtggtggtggaggaggaggaggatctTGTGTCACTACTACCACTACTGCATCTGCTTCCACTGCAGGTTTTGATGCCTCCTCCACTTCCATTGATTTGTCTCTCAAGCTTTCTTGTTAG